A stretch of the Aegilops tauschii subsp. strangulata cultivar AL8/78 chromosome 4, Aet v6.0, whole genome shotgun sequence genome encodes the following:
- the LOC109778840 gene encoding photosynthetic NDH subunit of lumenal location 2, chloroplastic encodes MATLVKHLILCSSTTTSSSASPSPSNRRPPSSPDGADKRAHLTQSSTRRLAVAASTAMVATAALSARRPAAPPPAMAAEAAAVRAPAPPGTVPRWGTRSYVRERFFEPGLTTEEAAARIRQTAEGMRTLRPMLETMSWKYVLFYVRLKSKYLDLDLTTAMAGVPEPRRPEYVLVANELVDNMTEFDRFVRTPKVYESYLYYEKTLKSLDDVAEFLG; translated from the exons ATGGCCACACTTGTCAAGCACCTCATCCTGTGCTCCAGCACTACCACGTCCTCCTCGGCTTCTCCGTCCCCGTCGAACCGTCGCCCGCCGTCTTCGCCCGATGGTGCCGACAAGCGCGCCCACCTGACGCAGTCCTCCACGCGCCGGCTCGCTGTTGCCGCGTCAACGGCAATGGTCGCGACGGCCGCACTTTCCGCCAGGCGACCCGCCGCGCCGCCCCCAGccatggcggcggaggcggccgcTGTGCGGGCACCGGCGCCCCCGGGAACAGTGCCGAGGTGGGGCACGAGGTCGTACGTCAGAGAGAGGTTCTTCGAGCCCGGGCTGACCACGGAGGAGGCCGCGGCGCGCATCCGGCAAACGGCGGAGGGGATGCGGACGCTTCGGCCAATGCTGGAGACCATGTCGTGGAAGTACGTACTGTTCTACGTGCGGCTCAAGTCCAAGTACCTCGACCTCGACCTCACCACCGCCATGGCCGGCGTCCCCGAGCCGCGCCGCCCCGAGTACGTCCTCGTAGCTAACGAGCTCgtcgacaatatgaccgag TTCGACCGGTTTGTGCGGACTCCCAAGGTGTACGAGTCGTACCTCTACTATGAGAAGACCCTGAAGTCCCTGGATGACGTGGCAGAGTTCCTTGGATGA